From Topomyia yanbarensis strain Yona2022 chromosome 1, ASM3024719v1, whole genome shotgun sequence, one genomic window encodes:
- the LOC131694573 gene encoding serine-rich adhesin for platelets-like yields MGLGVKFLAASVVLSCAMVVDSSVVSSINRLELGRIQSRLTNSKSQLRKSSSTVESPIPGLGHSVPSLASIFKNAHPGNVEENLIADVPTAELNVFGGTPLVKSNLRDITSLTVKPSAPIQQTFAETTVRLLSTIKPDYSPINSQISETKQANVANKPFSNINLSSSGGDLVIPTPPPALEAIISFIKFTTSTLGSTSTTTEVTTHSDPSTTTIIHTTPGTTATEQTTSSSSTDSTTTEQATSPTTETTPMSSTPDASSSTEQTTTTTTEQATSTTAETSSTAEEVTSITTLISSTTEDAILTTPGTSTPTEDVSSTTTTISSTTEDTISTTAGTSTTTEEFTTAVTSTTTEEATSTTAESSSTDSSSTLLDSTPTTEVTSTTAPEESTSTAAQSSLNTEESTTSTTSSSAEETTATTMYTADVTASSTITTTEEPTTTSAAVSNSISGGSSSLSNQTNAIILISNLLPSNASDGNQLSTLGALISPGIANDNPFNSAVGQIQTTGTQLLNGNNATNLFGAAAGGIQGIANQFTNISAVTVPTLGDVPVGSSQDTGFIGTIQQIGSLIGNPLGSSNTSNHSASAGSGGILSQFQTVGSQISGGVTNASSAFVGSSNSADNNSTNVDGVSSQIQTIGSQVAGGFSNVTGGFLNLTNQFTNVTGITIPILGDVPVSPELPPGISQDTSIIGNFQQLGSLITNPFGGNKTNSSSVSTGSGGLISQFQTVGSQISGGVTNVSSAFIGSGSSVDNNSTNVDGVSSQISTIGSQTAGGFSNVTGGFQNITNQFTGISIPVLGDVPANPELPPGTSQDSSILGNFQQLGSLITNPFGTNNTNNSSGSTESGGILSQFQAVGSQIFTGLTNISNTFVGSSNSTDKNSTNVNGVSSQIQTIGSQIAGSLSNVTGGFQNITNQFTNVSGVTIPILGDVPVSPELPPGIPQDTSIIGNLQQLGSSITNPFTGSTTNESSGATGSGGILSQFQTVGSQISGGISNTSSTLIGSNNSTDKNSTNTNGVSSQIQTIGSEIAGGFSNVTGDFQNITNQFASVTIPVLGDIPANPEILTGVSQDSSIAGNFQQLGSLITNPFGSNNTNNSSGSAGSGGILSQFQNVGSQISASLTNISNTFVGSSNGTNNNGTNVDGVSSQIQTIGSQISGGFSNVTGGFQNITNQFAGVTIPVLGDVPVINELPTGTLQDPSIPGSFQQLGTLITNPFGSSNANGSSGSAESGGILSQFQTVGSQISASLTNVSSAFIGSSNNTNNNSTNVDGVNSQIQTIGSQIAAGFSNVTGGLQNITNQFTNVSGVTIPTLGDVPASNEIPSDISQDTSIIGNFQQLGSLVSNPFASSNSSNNSGPTASEGIVSQFQTVGSQITGGITNLSNTFIGSSNSSNNNATSPYGINSQIQTVGSQIVGGFSNASGGFQNITNQFTGVTIPVFGDAPSANELPSEISQDTSITGNLQQLGSLITNPFGPSNTNNSSNSTGLGGIYTQLQNLGGEISSGVSNTSSGLQGIANQFSNTSGITIPPLGDAPVTNNATSSQNPSLLGTFQQLGSLITNRGNNTNDSSAISSQLQNLIGFVNPPSLVGVLNDASESNGNNGSGTTSLINNLASQFMGGSPNISIFFAGLSNGLTSNSTNNAAIVSQLQNLGSQLLGKPSNGTNAQNITNLAGVSSQLQSLVANRPSNFTNPNTGSTRKDDAGIQELFHQLNTYTVSQSTNQLIDTLNTNSVSQQQDEVVAQVQHIAPSISNDVGNFASQIQNFGSQLLSTNGALNWNTLNQIPVVGNWFGSNNRPSDVNARPTLSCPACEQVCGTMNTAATRRLRVIGGSAVEPPNKYPWTARFIYFNSDAGQGSLINDRVILTTATTVNSMPLFSQASVLFNVYDLQSTTEQRHVQKIARVVPHPQFDPNNPYDNNIGIVIVDGPVPLSKTFVPICLPTSFDSYGGTQAVVAGWGSNSLGGQPSPIPQEVTIPLYSYYECKMTNAKLTNNNLCGGIVKPAPEGSLVSTCEGDDGAGLMAPSRINHTQMTLIGITVQVPCEGCGEPNQPAVFTNVQNYIDFIIYYGIGCGC; encoded by the exons ATGGGGCTCGGAGTGAAGTTTTTAGCGGCCTCAGTGGTCCTATCATGTGCGATGGTTGTGGATAGCAGTGTTGTTAGTTCTATT AATCGGCTAGAACTTGGACGTATACAATCGAGGCTAACGAATTCCAAATCACAATTAAGAAAGTCATCTTCTACCGTTGAATCGCCTATTCCAGGATTAGGACATTCGGTTCCAAGCTTAGCgagtatttttaaaaatgcacacCCCGGGAATGTTGAAGAAAATTTAATAGCTGATGTTCCGACAGCCGAGTTGAATGTTTTTGGTGGAACCCCTCTCGTTAAAAGTAACCTGAGAGACATAACGTCACTTACCGTGAAACCCTCTGCACCCATTCAACAAACATTTGCAGAAACCACCGTTCGATTGCTGTCAACGATAAAACCGGATTATTCGCCAATCAATAGTCAAATAAGTGAGACTAAACAAGCAAATGTCGCTAACAAACCATTTTCCAACATTAACCTGAGCAGCAGTGGAGGTGATTTAGTTATTCCAACGCCCCCTCCAGCTTTAGAAGCAATTATCTCGTTCATAAAATTTACTACAAGTACACTTGGTTCAACATCAACTACAACCGAAGTGACAACTCATTCCGATCCATCCACAACAACAATCATCCATACCACACCTGGCACGACTGCAACTGAACAAACTACTTCATCAAGCTCAACCGACTCGACAACGACCGAGCAAGCAACATCACCGACTACTGAAACTACTCCTATGTCATCGACACCTGATGCTTCTTCTTCTACCGAGCAAACGACCACTACGACAACTGAACAAGCGACCTCCACAACAGCTGAAACTTCATCGACTGCCGAAGAAGTGACCTCTATAACAACTCTGATTTCCTCGACTACAGAAGACGCGATTTTAACAACACCTGGAACTTCAACGCCTACCGAAGACGTGAGCTCTACAACAACTACGATTTCCTCGACTACAGAAGACACGATTTCCACAACAGCTGGAACTTCAACGACTACCGAAGAATTCACAACAGCTGTAACTTCAACGACTACTGAAGAAGCGACATCCACGACAGCTGAATCTTCGTCGACGGATTCAAGTTCTACTCTCCTGGATAGCACGCCTACTACGGAGGTGACTTCAACTACTGCACCAGAGGAAAGCACTTCTACAGCCGCGCAATCCTCTTTAAATACTGAAGAATCAACTACTTCCACCACCTCGAGTTCGGCAGAAGAAACTACTGCAACAACTATGTATACAGCAGATGTAACCGCATCTAGCACGATCACTACAACAGAAGAGCCTACAACTACTTCTGCTGCAGTCAGTAACTCCATCTCCGGTGGATCTAGCTCGCTATCAAATCAGACAAATGCGATTATCCTTATATCCAATTTGCTTCCAAGTAACGCATCCGATGGCAACCAGCTTAGCACTCTTGGAGCTTTGATAAGTCCCGGTATAGCCAATGATAATCCCTTTAATTCAGCCGTTGGCCAAATTCAAACCACTGGAACTCAGCTGTTGAACGGAAACAACGCTACGAATCTTTTCGGAGCAGCAGCAGGTGGTATTCAGGGTATTGCCAACCAGTTCACCAATATTTCCGCTGTAACTGTGCCTACGCTGGGCGATGTCCCCGTTGGTAGCTCACAGGATACAGGTTTTATAGGAACAATTCAGCAAATTGGATCATTAATTGGAAACCCTCTCGGAAGTAGCAACACCAGCAACCACTCTGCATCAGCGGGATCGGGAGGAATATTGTCGCAGTTTCAGACTGTTGGGTCTCAGATATCCGGGGGAGTGACGAATGCGTCAAGTGCATTCGTTGGATCAAGTAACAGTGCAGATAACAATAGTACAAACGTAGATGGAGTTAGCTCTCAGATACAGACTATAGGGTCCCAAGTAGCAGGAGGGTTTTCAAACGTTACCGGAGGCTTTCTAAATCTAACCAATCAATTCACTAATGTGACTGGTATAACCATTCCCATACTGGGCGATGTTCCTGTTAGCCCAGAGTTGCCGCCGGGAATTTCCCAGGATACGAGTATTATAGGGAACTTCCAGCAATTGGGATCACTGATTACCAATCCATTCGGAGGTAACAAAACTAACAGTAGCTCTGTATCCACGGGATCAGGAGGACTAATATCGCAGTTTCAAACTGTAGGGTCGCAGATTTCCGGAGGTGTAACTAATGTCTCAAGCGCATTCATTGGATCAGGTAGCAGTGTAGATAACAATAGTACAAACGTAGATGGAGTTAGCTCTCAGATATCGACTATAGGATCCCAAACAGCAGGAGGCTTTTCAAACGTTACAGGTGGTTTTCAGAACATAACCAATCAATTCACTGGTATATCTATTCCCGTACTGGGTGACGTACCCGCTAATCCCGAGTTACCGCCGGGAACTTCACAGGACTCGAGTATTTTAGGGAACTTCCAGCAACTGGGATCACTGATTACCAATCCTTTTGGAACTAATAACACAAACAATAGCTCCGGCTCTACGGAATCCGGAGGAATATTATCGCAGTTTCAAGCTGTTGGTTCTCAGATTTTCACAGgcttaacaaatatttcaaacaCATTCGTTGGTTCGAGTAACAGTACTGATAAGAACAGCACAAACGTAAACGGAGTTAGCTCTCAGATACAGACTATAGGATCTCAAATAGCTGGCAGCTTGTCAAATGTTACCGGAGGTTTTCAGAACATAACCAATCAATTTACTAATGTGTCTGGTGTAACTATTCCAATACTGGGTGACGTTCCCGTCAGTCCCGAGTTACCACCAGGAATTCCTCAAGATACGAGTATTATAGGTAACCTCCAGCAACTGGGATCCTCAATTACCAATCCATTCACAGGTAGTACCACTAATGAAAGCTCTGGAGCTACGGGATCAGGAGGAATACTGTCACAGTTTCAGACTGTAGGATCGCAGATTTCCGGAGGAATATCGAATACTTCAAGTACATTAATCGGATCAAATAACAGTACTGATAAAAACAGTACAAATACAAATGGAGTAAGCTCTCAGATACAGACTATTGGATCCGAAATAGCGGGTGGCTTTTCAAACGTTACAGGTGATTTTCAGAACATAACCAATCAATTCGCTAGTGTTACCATTCCCGTACTGGGTGACATTCCGGCTAATCCTGAGATACTAACGGGAGTTTCGCAGGACTCGAGTATTGCAGGGAATTTCCAGCAACTGGGATCACTGATTACCAATCCTTTTGGAAGTAATAACACAAACAATAGCTCCGGATCCGCAGGATCGGGAGGAATATTATCGCAGTTTCAGAATGTTGGGTCTCAGATATCCGCAAGCTTAACGAATATTTCAAACACATTCGTCGGCTCAAGTAACGGTACTAATAACAACGGTACGAACGTAGACGGAGTAAGCTCTCAGATACAGACTATAGGATCCCAAATATCTGGCGGCTTTTCAAACGTTACTGGTGGTTTTCAGAACATAACCAATCAATTTGCTGGTGTTACCATTCCCGTATTGGGAGACGTTCCCGTCATCAACGAGTTACCGACGGGAACTTTACAGGATCCCAGTATTCCAGGAAGTTTCCAACAACTGGGAACACTTATTACCAATCCTTTTGGGAGCAGTAACGCAAACGGTAGTTCTGGATCCGCGGAATCGGGAGGAATTCTATCGCAGTTTCAGACTGTTGGGTCTCAGATATCCGCAAGTTTAACGAATGTTTCAAGCGCATTCATCGGTTCAAGTAACAATACTAATAACAACAGTACGAACGTAGACGGAGTAAACTCTCAGATACAGACTATAGGATCCCAAATAGCTGCCGGCTTTTCAAACGTTACAGGTGGTCTTCAGAACATAACTAATCAATTCACAAATGTGTCTGGTGTTACCATTCCCACACTAGGCGACGTTCCTGCTAGCAATGAGATACCGTCAGACATTTCACAGGATACGAGTATTATAGGGAACTTCCAGCAACTAGGATCACTGGTAAGCAATCCATTCGCAAGTAGCAATAGTAGCAATAACTCTGGACCTACGGCATCCGAAGGAATAGTATCGCAGTTTCAAACTGTAGGGTCCCAGATTACCGGAGGGATAACAAATCTTTCAAACACTTTCATCGGATCAAGTAACAGTTCTAATAACAACGCCACAAGCCCATATGGAATCAATTCACAGATACAAACTGTTGGATCCCAAATTGTAGGTGGCTTCTCCAATGCTTCAGGTGGTTTTCAAAACATAACTAATCAATTCACTGGCGTTACTATCCCTGTATTTGGTGATGCTCCCTCTGCCAATGAGTTGCCGTCGGAAATTTCGCAGGATACGAGTATTACAGGAAACTTACAGCAATTGGGATCACTCATTACCAACCCTTTTGGACCTAGTAACACAAACAATAGCTCAAATTCCACAGGATTAGGGGGCATTTATACACAGTTACAGAATCTAGGAGGTGAAATATCAAGTGGGGTTTCGAATACTTCAAGCGGGCTTCAAGGTATAGCTAATCAATTCTCCAATACATCTGGTATAACTATTCCCCCACTTGGGGACGCTCCGGTTACAAATAATGCTACATCATCCCAGAATCCCAGTTTGCTGGGAACTTTCCAGCAACTGGGATCACTAATTACCAATAGAGGCAACAACACAAATGACAGCTCTGCCATATCTTCCCAACTTCAAAACCTAATTGGATTCGTGAATCCCCCAAGTTTAGTCGGCGTACTAAATGACGCTAGTGAAAGCAACGGCAATAACGGAAGCGGTACAACCTCGCTGATCAACAATCTAGCATCGCAATTTATGGGGGGATCaccaaatatttcaatttttttcgcgGGACTCTCTAATGGTCTGACCAGCAACAGTACAAACAATGCAGCAATAGTATCGCAGCTACAAAATCTGGGGTCACAACTCTTGGGCAAACCTTCAAACGGAACTAACGctcaaaatataacaaatttggCCGGAGTCTCAAGCCAACTACAATCACTCGTAGCCAATCGTCCGTCCAACTTCACAAATCCAAATACCGGAAGTACTAGAAAGGATGATGCAGGTATTCAAGAGTTATTCCACCAACTCAATACTTACACAGTATCGCAATCGACGAACCAACTTATCGACACTCTGAACACAAACTCCGTATCACAACAGCAGGACGAAGTAGTTGCTCAAGTACAACACATTGCTCCTAGCATATCCAATGATGTAGGTAACTTTGCTAGTCAGATACAGAACTTCGGTTCTCAACTGTTATCTACAAACGGAGCTCTGAATTGGAACACCCTCAACCAGATTCCCGTGGTAGGTAACTGGTTCGGATCGAACAACCGCCCTTCAGACGTCAATGCAAGACCCACGCTGAGCTGTCCTGCTTGCGAACAAGTTTGCGGAACAATGAACACAGCTGCTACACGTCGATTACGAGTTATCGGAGGATCTGCCGTTGAGCCTCCCAATAAATACCCATGGACCGCTCGCTTCATATATTTCAACTCCGACGCCGGACAAGGATCACTGATCAATGACCGGGTAATCCTTACGACAGCTACCACCGTCAACAGCATGCCTCTCTTCTCGCAAGCTTCAGTACTATTCAATGTTTACGATCTTCAGTCTACTACAGAACAACGACACGTGCAAAAAATTGCTAGAGTTGTCCCTCATCCTCAGTTCGACCCGAACAATCCATACGACAACAATATTGGAATAGTGATCGTGGATGGTCCGGTTCCTTTGTCCAAAACATTTGTTCCAATATGTCTACCTACCTCGTTCGATTCTTATGGAGGAACGCAAGCTGTTGTCGCCGGTTGGGGTTCCAATTCGCTAGGCGGTCAGCCATCACCCATCCCACAGGAAGTAACGATCCCGCTATATTCGTACTATGAATGCAAGATGACAAACGCCAAACTCACGAACAATAACCTTTGCGGAGGAATCGTCAAACCAGCCCCAGAGGGGTCTCTTGTATCCACTTGTGAG GGCGATGACGGAGCTGGACTGATGGCCCCTTCCAGAATCAACCACACCCAGATGACACTGATTGGTATTACCGTTCAGGTTCCCTGTGAGGGCTGCGGAGAACCAAACCAACCCGCCGTATTTACCAACGTACAGAACTACATAGATTTCATTATTTACTACGGCATAGGATGCGGATGCTAG